In the genome of Corythoichthys intestinalis isolate RoL2023-P3 chromosome 19, ASM3026506v1, whole genome shotgun sequence, one region contains:
- the LOC130907867 gene encoding uncharacterized protein LOC130907867, producing the protein MSKAAMPMAADPPQPEKLDTSENLSAAGLAEESEKVGGVPIHHRYRRDLLNEDGVELCFEEVRAKEFLDKRKKQLHEECLRLCEEKMQLELQVAHRSSLMRQSARYDATRSVSEEPSSLPPYSGMSEADLGANKTARLPDTAGLSQRSNGGPDQTRDQVFTSVAEVVPETRSKGDGTNPHRRDVMSCDLPSGVEFEEPLPDVQEDYVVCLGGKRYQTSRRLLAESGVLAYEGSRGQCSVIIKVDRCQVSRDFDAFGRLTDTWPAGADSPRVQRFQFRDGCVTVYETPPSHIFSEFSERLLSEDSLPALAPSLLRLMEAMRACGAEPADLRPDSLISCHTMGAGSDWLFPLEWRAAATDAREDQADSPDVAQRLHLLLTEYKTAAVERRTADSSGPRALTGGPWGDAFRSLLNVDSWTCEQWETFAALCG; encoded by the exons ATGTCAAAG GCCGCGATGCCGATGGCTGCCGACCCGCCGCAGCCAGAGAAACTGGACACATCGGAAAA CCTGAGTGCAGCCGGTTTGGCGGAGGAGTCCGAAAAAGTGGGCGGGGTCCCGATCCATCACCGGTACCGCCGAGACCTGCTGAACGAAGACGGCGTCGAGCTATGCTTCGAAGAGGTTCGAGCTAAAGAATTTCTCGACAAACGAAAGAAGCAATTGCACG AGGAATGTCTGCGTCTGTGTGAAGAGAAGATGCAGTTGGAGCTGCAGGTGGCGCACAGGAGCAGCCTGATGCGGCAGTCCGCACGTTACGACGCTACCCGCAGCGTCTCTGAGGAACCTTCTTCGCTGCCGCCGTATTCCGG GATGTCTGAGGCGGACCTCGGCGCCAACAAGACCGCTCGTCTCCCAGACACTGCTGGTCTGTCTCAG CGTAGCAACGGCGGTCCGGATCAAACACGAGACCAGGTGTTCACTTCCGTGGCGGAGGTCGTCCCAGAGACTCGCT CGAAAGGGGATGGCACTAATCCGCACCGGCGGGACGTGATGTCTTGCGACCTGCCTTCCGGCGTGGAGTTTGAAGAGCCTCTTCCGGACGTGCAGGAAGACTACGTCGTGTGTCTCG GCGGCAAGCGCTACCAGACGTCGCGGCGCCTTCTGGCGGAAAGTGGCGTGCTGGCCTACGAGGGCTCGCGAGGCCAATGCTCCGTCATCATCAAG GTGGATCGCTGCCAGGTCTCGAGGGATTTTGACGCGTTCGGTCGTCTGACCGATACTTGGCCGGCTGGCGCAGACTCGCCGCGGGTCCAACGTTTTCAATTTCGGGACGGCTGCGTCACCGTCTACGAAACCCCGCCCTCACACATTTTCTCA GAGTTTTCGGAGCGCCTGCTGAGTGAGGACTCGTTGCCGGCCTTGGCGCCTTCCCTGCTGAGGCTGATGGAGGCGATGCGCGCCTGCGGCGCAGAGCCTGCGGACCTACGGCCGGACTCTCTCATCTCGTGTCACAC CATGGGAGCGGGCTCCGATTGGCTATTTCCTCTGGAATGGCGCGCGGCAGCGACGGACGCGCGGGAGGATCAGGCGGACTCCCCGGACGTGGCCCAAAGGCTGCATCTCCTGCTAACCGAGTACAAGACGGCAGCTGTCGAGCGCCGGACGGCGGATAGCTCTGGACCGAG GGCTTTGACAGGAGGCCCGTGGGGTGACGCGTTCCGCTCCTTGCTCAATGTGGATTCGTGGACATGCGAACAGTGGGAAACCTTCGCCGCACTCTGTGGATAA
- the psmb6 gene encoding proteasome subunit beta type-6, translating to MAAASVAMRRFEPNFSAQNQQMPDWTDKELSTGTTIMAVEYDGGVVIGADSRTTTGAYIANRVTDKLTPIHERIFCCRSGSAADTQAIADVVTYQLGFHSIELDEPPLVETAANLFRASCYRYREELTAGIIVAGWDRRKGGQVYCVPVGGMLARQPVSVGGSGSTYIYGFMDSNYKAGLNREQCLELTAAALSLAMERDGSSGGVVRLASISEEGVERRVILGNQLPKFSTH from the exons ATGGCGGCAGCATCAGTTGCGATGCGGCGTTTCGAGCCCAACTTTTCCGCACAAAATCAACAAATGCCGGACTGGACCGACAAAGAACTCAGCACCGGG ACAACCATCATGGCAGTGGAGTACGACGGCGGCGTGGTCATCGGTGCAGATTCTCGTACCACCACTGG AGCTTACATCGCCAACAGAGTGACAGACAAACTGACGCCCATCCACGAGCGCATCTTCTGCTGCAG ATCGGGATCGGCCGCCGACACTCAGGCCATCGCCGACGTGGTCACCTACCAGCTGGGTTTTCACAG CATTGAACTGGACGAGCCCCCGTTAGTGGAGACGGCCGCAAATCTGTTCCGGGCtagctgctaccgctaccgagaGGAGCTGACCGCCGGGATCATCGTGGCGGGTTGGGACCGCAGGAAGGGCGGACAg GTGTACTGCGTTCCCGTCGGCGGAATGCTGGCGAGACAGCCCGTGTCGGTCGGCGGCAGCGGCAGCACTTACATTTACGGCTTCATGGACTCCAACTACAAAGCGGGGCTGAACCGGGAACAGTGTTTGGAGCTGACGGCCGCAG CGTTGTCGCTGGCCATGGAACGAGACGGCTCCAGCGGCGGCGTGGTCCGATTGGCCAGCATTTCCGAGGAGGGCGTGGAGAGGCGTGTTATCCTGGGAAACCAGCTTCCCAAGTTTTCCACACActga
- the LOC130907609 gene encoding mitoregulin-like, which translates to MADFSERSVQAAVVVSFLAGFAAGWQANRMRRRFLDWRKKRLQDKLTETQKKLDLS; encoded by the coding sequence ATGGCAGACTTTTCCGAGAGGTCAGTGCAGGCGGCCGTCGTGGTGTCCTTCCTGGCGGGTTTTGCAGCCGGCTGGCAGGCAAACCGAATGCGACGGAGATTTCTCGACTGGCGAAAGAAGAGGCTACAAGACAAACTGACGGAGACGCAGAAGAAACTCGACTTATCCTGA